A DNA window from Candidatus Sulfidibacterium hydrothermale contains the following coding sequences:
- a CDS encoding bile acid:sodium symporter family protein: protein METLQAFDHIRLNFSPQGLQALNIALAFVMFGVALEIKLDHFKKLLLNPKSAFVGVFSQFLVLPFLTFVLAVLLRDVITPTIALGMILVAACPGGNVSNFISSLAKGNVALSVSLTAIATMAAVFMTPLNFALWGNLYTRFLVHHAHAAQLVRPLHIDTLQMFRTVFLILGIPLILGIFVNTKWPAFATKITKSFKRFSILLFVVIVVIAFAKNFQHFLVVIKYIFLIVLVHNALALASGYYVAKIFKRPVIDRRTISIETGIQNSGLALVLIFNPRIFPPDLELGGMAIIAAWWGIWHIVAGLTLAGIWNKPHFSFRRIFKKG from the coding sequence ATGGAGACATTACAGGCTTTTGATCATATTCGTCTGAATTTCAGTCCGCAGGGCCTTCAGGCGTTGAATATTGCCCTGGCATTTGTTATGTTTGGGGTAGCTTTGGAAATTAAACTGGATCATTTTAAAAAGTTATTGCTCAATCCAAAGTCGGCTTTTGTTGGCGTATTTTCGCAGTTTCTGGTATTGCCGTTTTTGACATTTGTGTTGGCTGTTTTGTTGCGGGATGTTATTACTCCGACCATTGCATTGGGAATGATTTTGGTAGCAGCCTGTCCCGGTGGAAATGTTTCCAATTTTATTTCGTCGCTGGCCAAAGGCAATGTGGCGCTTTCGGTGAGCTTAACGGCCATTGCTACGATGGCTGCCGTTTTTATGACCCCGCTGAATTTTGCATTGTGGGGGAATTTATACACCCGTTTTTTGGTGCATCATGCCCATGCAGCCCAGTTGGTGCGTCCGTTACATATTGATACGCTTCAAATGTTCCGCACGGTTTTCCTGATTTTGGGTATTCCGTTGATTTTAGGAATTTTTGTAAATACCAAATGGCCTGCATTTGCTACAAAAATTACGAAATCATTCAAACGATTCTCTATATTGCTTTTTGTTGTAATTGTCGTGATTGCCTTTGCCAAGAATTTTCAGCATTTTCTGGTTGTGATCAAATACATTTTTTTAATTGTATTGGTACATAATGCTTTGGCACTGGCTTCGGGATATTATGTGGCCAAAATCTTTAAACGTCCGGTGATTGACCGGCGGACCATTTCTATTGAAACGGGAATTCAAAATTCCGGATTGGCTTTGGTGTTGATTTTTAATCCGCGAATTTTTCCGCCGGATTTAGAGCTGGGCGGAATGGCCATTATCGCTGCCTGGTGGGGAATATGGCATATTGTGGCCGGATTGACGCTTGCCGGAATATGGAATAAACCCCATTTTAGTTTTCGCCGGATTTTTAAAAAAGGATAA